The Desulfurella sp. DNA window TGAAAGCTGTTGCAAATTTTGAGATGGTCTGCGCTTTTAAATTGTTTTTAATTATTATAAAAAAGGACAAAATCAATAACAATTCTCCTATTATTCCATAATCTATAAGTGTCTGAAAATAAAGATTATCCATATAACCAATACCATTCAATTGAGTATATGAGCTACAATGCGTTGAATATTTATTGCATATATTTTTAAAACTCTCAATTTTGTATGGCAATATAGCTTTATCTGCATTATTTAGCCCAAAACCAAACATTATTGTCTTAAAATTTTGCTTTTGTATTGCTTTTATAGCAGCATCCCACTGAGCAAACCTTAATAATATGCTTGTATTTTTATGATAATGTAGTGCATTGATGATTTTTTGTTTTACGGGGCTAGCTTCAAATAAAATTACAAAAGCGACTATAATTATTGTATAAAAAAATATTAAATTCTTTTTTTTGATTTTTTTTATAAAAAACGGTATTATTATAATACCAATGAAAAAACCAAGTATAGCTGATAATTCTTGAATAAAAAACAAAGACAGAAAAGCAAAAGCTGCGCTTGTATAGTAAAAAATACTTTTATAATAAAAGCTCAATGTTACAAAAAGCAAAGCAAGCATCATCATAATAGAGCCAGTTGCCAAAAAACTTGTTGACCACAAGCTTCCAGCTTGAATTGGCGGATAATGAAAGTATATATGCCGCGCAGAAAAAATATCCTGTATTTCAACATTAAAGAAAGCTTTTACCATAATGCAAATTGATGTAAAAATAGTCACAAAAGCCAATAAATTTACAATAAATTTGTGTTTTTCACTAAGCCTGCTGAGTATAAAGTAATGTAAAAATAAACGCACTGGATTTAAATTTGTAAAACTATTTTTTACATTTATACCAAAAACAGATAAAAGGTTTTGCAAAAAAAGTAAGCCAATAGGTATGTCTTTTTTTTCGAAACTAAAGTTTTTAGATAAAACTAAAATAAACAAACCTACAAAACCTATTGTTAAAGCAATATTTGTAATAGCTATTGATGTAGTAATGCCTATTGTCAACAAAAATGCACTGACAAAAATAAATTTTTTGCCAATATAATCAACTGATGGAAACTCAATATTGTTAAAATAAGATTGTTTCATAAAAGTCCTTTATTTAAAAAAGCCGCCATTTTCTACAAAATATATTATAAAATAAACAATTTTATGTCAAACAATTTAGCAACTGATTACCCCTCGTCATTCTGAGCACACGAAAGTGTGCTCAGAATCTCACCACTTTATATATGGTACTGAGTAGATCCTTCACATGCGTTCAGGATGACTATTCTTTTTCGCCAAAAAAGCAAAAAACAAAAATGCATTCATAATTAACTTAACATAGCAGTATAAGCTTTTGCTACAATTGCAGGGCTTCCTAATTCTACAATTTTACCTTTTTCTATAAGCATGGCTTCATCACATATTTTTTCAACTAATGTAGAATCATGGCTAACTATGATTAATGTCTTACCTTTTTTTTGGAACTCTAAGATTTTTTCAGAACTTTTTTTCTGAAAGGATTGATCACCTACGCCCATTATTTCATCAAGTATTACAATATCAGGATTTATGTTTATTGCTACAGAAAAAGCAAGTCTTATATACATACCAGATGAAAATGTACGCAATGGTTCGTTTGCTACATGGCTTAATTCTGCAAAATCAAGTATTTCATCGTATTTTGCCTCTATTTCTTTTTTAGATAGCCCAAGCATAAGTCCGTTTATTAGTATATTTTCTTTTGCTGTAAGTTCTGGATGAAAGCCAGCTCCTAACTCTAAAAGTGGCACAATTTTTCCGTTTCTTATAATTGTACCACTTGTTGGTGTTATAATGCCACAGATTAGCTTTAAAAGTGTGCTTTTGCCAGCACCGTTTCTACCCATTATACCAAATGTTGTAGATTTTTTTATTGAAAACGAGATATCATCAAGTACAGTTATTGTTGGCCTTTTTTTTCTTTTAAAACCGCTTTTAATAAAACCTACAAATTTAGTTTTTATAGAAGTGGGGTTGTATTCTACAACTTTAAATCTTTTTGTAAGATGCAATACTTCTATGGCATATATACTCATACTAACTCTGGAAACTCCTCTTTGTGTGATCTAAAATATAAAAACCCCAGAGTATATACAACAATAGCTACTAAAGCAAGTAAAGCCAGATAAAAAGGTTTTGGAAACCAATTGTAGTAAAAAATACTCTGGTAAGATTTAATCAAATAAGCAAGCGGATTTAAAAAAATGAGTTTTTGGGCTTTCAGGGGCAGTTGTTGCTCAAAATACATAATTGGCATACCAAAAAATAAAAATTGCAATAAATTCATTACAATATGTTGCATATCCCTGTAGTAGACTTCCCAGGTTGCTACAAAAAAACCAATTCCACAGGTAATAAAAAATTGAATAATTACAATTACAGGAAATACAATCAAAGGCAAGCCTATTGAAACACCGAAAATAATTATAAATAAAAGTAGCACAGGCAAAGACAAAACATAATTTATAAAGTTTGATAATACTTTTACCATTATTAAGATTTCAGATGGAAGCGTAGATTT harbors:
- a CDS encoding O-antigen ligase family protein — its product is MKQSYFNNIEFPSVDYIGKKFIFVSAFLLTIGITTSIAITNIALTIGFVGLFILVLSKNFSFEKKDIPIGLLFLQNLLSVFGINVKNSFTNLNPVRLFLHYFILSRLSEKHKFIVNLLAFVTIFTSICIMVKAFFNVEIQDIFSARHIYFHYPPIQAGSLWSTSFLATGSIMMMLALLFVTLSFYYKSIFYYTSAAFAFLSLFFIQELSAILGFFIGIIIIPFFIKKIKKKNLIFFYTIIIVAFVILFEASPVKQKIINALHYHKNTSILLRFAQWDAAIKAIQKQNFKTIMFGFGLNNADKAILPYKIESFKNICNKYSTHCSSYTQLNGIGYMDNLYFQTLIDYGIIGELLLILSFFIIIKNNLKAQTISKFATAF
- a CDS encoding ABC transporter permease — its product is MSQKLSAIKEGFKIPIQYRHLIWILALKELKIRYRGSAFGFFWSILNPLLLLLIYVFVFTVIFKASAKAYPVYLFVGLLPWNWFAGSINESTMAIVSSGAFVNKSTLPSEILIMVKVLSNFINYVLSLPVLLLFIIIFGVSIGLPLIVFPVIVIIQFFITCGIGFFVATWEVYYRDMQHIVMNLLQFLFFGMPIMYFEQQLPLKAQKLIFLNPLAYLIKSYQSIFYYNWFPKPFYLALLALVAIVVYTLGFLYFRSHKEEFPELV
- a CDS encoding ABC transporter ATP-binding protein, with translation MSIYAIEVLHLTKRFKVVEYNPTSIKTKFVGFIKSGFKRKKRPTITVLDDISFSIKKSTTFGIMGRNGAGKSTLLKLICGIITPTSGTIIRNGKIVPLLELGAGFHPELTAKENILINGLMLGLSKKEIEAKYDEILDFAELSHVANEPLRTFSSGMYIRLAFSVAININPDIVILDEIMGVGDQSFQKKSSEKILEFQKKGKTLIIVSHDSTLVEKICDEAMLIEKGKIVELGSPAIVAKAYTAMLS